A window of Solidesulfovibrio sp. genomic DNA:
CGGACACGGGTGAAAACCCTTGCGGCCACAGGTTTGCTCGGGCATGAACGCGGCAGGGGACGGCGCGGCAGTGGCTGCCCCGAGCCTTGCCAAACGTCGGCTTCGGCATTATCTGACTGCCTCCTTCATTGCAACCCTCCCTGGAAGCGCCCAACATGTCCGAGCGAACGCCCCATATATCCCTGCCGCTTGAGCGCCTTGTGCCCCGCATCCTCGACATCGGCGCCGAGGAACTCGAAACCTGGCCCGAGGACGCGAAAAACCTGGCCGTGGCCGTGGCCGCCGAACTCTTTCTCGTGCGCGCCAATCCCTTCATCAAGGCCGACGACGTCAAGGCCTCGGTGGAAAAACGCCTGGCCGAGGCCAACCCCAAGGCCTGGGGCGACTATCCCCGCACCATCCGCCGGGCCTACAAGGCCTTCTGGGACGTCTACGAGGCCGACAAGCGCTTCCGCGACAACCTGGTCGAACGGTTGCGCCAGTTCCTGCCGGCCGAGGATGTGGTCACGGCCGCCCATTCCCTGGTCGAGTGTTCCACCGACGCCACGGACCTGCGCATGGAGATTCCCCTGTGCATGCTCCTGCCCGAATCCGCCGAGCACATCCGCCAGATTCTGCGCCTGGCCAACGAACTGGAATTCGCCATCATCCCGCGCGGCGGCGGCTCGGGGCTCACCGGCGGCGCCGTGCCGGCCCATCGCCGCTCGGTGATCTTGAGCCTCTCCAAATTCAAGCAGATCATCGCCATCGACACGCAGGCGCTCACACTGTGCGCCCAGACCGGCGTCATCACCCAGACGGCCATCAAGGCCGCCGCGGCCAAGGGCCTGCTTTTCACCGTGGACCCGGCCTCCAAGGCGGCCTCGTCGCTGGGCGGCAACATCGCCGAGAACGCCGGCGGCCCCTTCGCCTTCGAATACGGCACCACACTCGACAACATCATCAGCTACAAGATGGTCGAGGCCACGGGCGAGATCATCGAGGTGCGCCGGGTGGACCATCCCCGCCACAAGATCCGGCCCGAGGAAACGGCTGTGTTCGAGGTGGTGGACGGCGAGGGCAACGTCCGCGACGTGGTGAAGCTCGCCGGCGACGAGATCCGCGGCAAGAACCTCGGCAAGGACGTGTCCAACAAGTTCCTCGGGGGCCTGCCGGGCGTGCAGAAGGAAGGCGTGGACGGCATCATCACCGAGGCCTGCTTCGCCCTCTATCCCATCCCCCGGTATTCGCGCACCCTGTGCCTGGAGTTTTTCGGCCGGTCCATGAAAAACGCCATGTGCGTCATCCGCGACGTGGTGGGGTTGCGCAACCGCATCCGCGAGGAGGGCGACGCGGTCAAGATTTCCGCCCTGGAGGAATTCAACTCCAAGTACGTGCGGGCCATCAACTACGCCAAGAAGTCCACGCTCTACGAGGGCGACCCCATTTCCGTGCTGCTGTTGCAGCTCGACTCCGACGACGAGGACGCGCTCATGCGCGCCGCCGCCGACATCGTGGACATCGTCGACCCCTACGACAACGTGGACGTCTTCGAGGCCAAGGACGCCAAGACGGCGGAACTCTACTGGGAGGACCGGCACAAGCTTTCGGCCATCTCCAGGCGCACCTCGGGATTCAAGATCAACGAGGACGTGGTCATCCCGCTGTCCGTGGTGCCGGAATTCGCCGAATTCCTGGAGGATTTGAACCTCCATTGCATCGCCCACGCCTACCGCACCGCCCTACAGAACGCCAGCCGGCTGCCCGGCATTCCGCCCTCGGACGAATTCATCGCCATGGAGCTGGAATTCTGCGACCGGGTGCTGCGCGGCAGAATCACGGCCCGGGACCTGTCCGATTCGGAAGTCGAGGTCCAGACCTACTATTTCTTCACCGATCTGGCCTCGCGCTATCCCCGGCTCAAGGGCCGTCTGGACGCCATCCACGCCGACCTGACCGCCACCCGCATCGAGGTGGCCAGCCACATGCACGCGGGCGATGGCAACTGCCACGTGAACATCCCGGTCAATTCCAACGATCCCGAGATGATGCGGCAAGCCTGGGAGGCGGCGGAAAAGGTCTTCGAAAAGGTCACCCAGCTCGGCGGCGCGGTCTCGGGCGAGCACGGCATCGGCATCACCAAGATCGCCTTTCTGGAGGAGTCCAAGATCGAGGCGCTTACGGCCTACAAGAAGCGGGTGGACCCCAAGGGCATCATCAATCCGGGCAAGCTGACCACGCGCGCCCTGACGGTCGAACCCTACACCTTTTCCTTCAACCGCCTGATCCGGGACATCAAGAAGACAGCGCTGCCCGACAAGGACACGCTGATTTCCATTCTAAGCGGCATCCAGTTCTGCAACCGCTGCGGCAAGTGCAAGCAGGTCTGCCCGATGTTCGCGCCGCAGTACGGGATGCTCTACCATCCGCGCAACAAGAACATCGCGCTTGGCGCGCTGATCGAGGCCATCTACTATTCGCAGATCACCCACGGCGAGCCCGATCCGGAGCTGCTGGACAAGCTTCGCGGCATCATCGACCACTGCACCGCCTGCGGCAAGTGCACGGGTGTGTGCTCGGTGAAGATCCAGTCCGGCCAGGTGGCCCTGGGCCTGCGCAACTTCCTGGACCAGCAGGGGTGCGGCGGCCATCCCATCAAGCACAAGCTCCTGTCCTACCTGGCCGAGGACGTGGCCAACCGCGCGCCCAAGGCGGCCAAGCTGGCGGCCTACGGCCAGCAGTTCCACAACAAGGCCATGCCGCTTCTGCCGGGTTTTTGGCGAAACCGCATCGAGAACCCCGGCCTTCGCGGCCCCAACCCGTCGCTTGGGCTGCGCAACCTCTCCGAGCGTCTGGACCTGGACAAGGGCTCCATCTTCATTCCCCAGGAAGGCCGCGAGGCCCCGGAAACGGTGCTGTATTTCCCGGGCTGCGGGGCGTCGCTTTTCTCCAGCGCCATCGGCATGGCGGCGGTGCATCTGCTGCTGCGGGCCGAGGTGGCGGTGCTGACGCCGCACCGGCATCTGTGCTGCGGCTATCCGCTGCTGGCCGCCGGCATGGGCGAGGCCTACCAGCGCAACCGCGAGCGCAACCGGGCGGCGCTGGCCGCGCTGCTCGACGAAGCCGAGAACCTGGGGCTTTGCCCGACCCACTGCCTGACCAGCTGCGGCACCTGCCGCGAGGCCTTGGAGGAACACGAGCTCAAGACCCTGCGGCCGGGGCTTGCCCACATGGACGTCACGCAGTTTCTGCTGGGCCGCCTGGAGTTCCCCCCGGCCGAGGACACCTCGCCGATGCTGTATCACGCCGCCTGCCACAGCGAATGGGCGGACGTGCCCAAGACCAAGGCGGCGGACATGTACATGGCCGCCCTGGCCAAGGTGAGCGGCCGGCCGGTGAACCTTTCGCCCGACTGTTGCGGCGAGTCCGGCATGGGGGCCATGACCACGCCGGCCATCTACAACCGGCTGCGCGAGCGCAAGCGGGTGACGCTGGCCGAGAATCTGGCCGAGGCGGCCGAGACCATGCCGATCCTGGTCGGCTGTCCGTCGTGCAAGATGGGCATCAGCCGGATTCTGGCCGAGATGCGCGACAAGCACACGGTGCTGCATACGCTGGAGTATCTGGCCGAGGCGCTGGACGGGCCGAAGTGGAAGAAGCTGCTCAAAAAAAACGTGAAGGATGCCCGGGTGCGCGGCTAGTGTTGCGTCCCTCAAAGAATACGATCGTATTTTTTAAGAAAAAATAGCTATTCTCATTCGTTACGCTTCAATAAGTATATGTCTTTTTCGAGGACGCGACACGAGCGTGAGCGGGGACGATCCGAATGCGTTCCAGTCTTGTTGACACGGTTTCCGTCCGTGGGCATGTGTAGGACATGCTGACCTTCGAGCAGATAAAGGCCATCGAGAACGCCCTGGGGCCGGATGCCGCCAGGCCCGTGGTGGAGGCGATCCAGACCACCGATTCCCGGGTCATGTCTTCGCTTTTGGCCGAGGTGGCGACCAAAGCCGATTTCGCCGTGCTGCGCGGCGAGTTCCGCGAGGAACAGGCCAAACTGCGGGGAGAAATGAACGCCCGGTTCGCCAAGCTCGAAAACATGGTCAAGGTGCTCATCGGCCTGACCGCCCTGGCTGTGGCGTTTTTCAGCCCGGTCGCGGAGAAGCTGATCGGGTTTGCGAAATAGCCCTGTCTTGTGGCCGATCCTCGCGGTTCGTCGGTCCCGCGGCCTCTTGTTTTTTCCCGATGTTCCCCGCGCGAGCGGGGATGATGGACACCACCGCCCCTTCCCGCAAAACCGCCCCCAAGGAGCCGCCACCGACACCATGCCGCGTCTGCTCGCCATCGACTACGGACAGGCCCGGGTGGGGCTGGCCGTCACCGACCCCGGCGGGACGGTGGTCTTCGCCTTGCGCACCATCACCTGGGAGACGCGCGACGCCTTGTTTCGCGAACTGCTTGGGGTTATGGCACAGCAGGCCCCGGCGCGCATCGTGGTCGGCTATCCCGCCCGCGCCGGCGGCGACGAAGGGCTTACCGGCCGCCAGGTGCGCAACTTCATCGCCCGCCTGCGGCGCCGCACCGACATCCCGGTGGTCTGCGCCGACGAGGCCCACTCCACCGAAGAGGCGGCCGAACGGCTGCGCGCGGCCGGCCTTTCCGGCCGCGAACTGGCCGCGCGCCTCGACGCCGAGGCCGCGGCCGTGATCCTTGCGCGTTACCTGCGCGGCGGAGAACTATGCTGCGATCCATCCTCCTCGGCCTCGTCGTCTGCTGCCTCGGACTGGTCGGCTTCGTCGGCTACCGGGCCTACGAATTCCTGAGCCTGCCGCCGGCCAGCCCCGGCGAAACGAAAACCGTCCTTATCGAACCCGGGCAATCCTTCGAGGCCACGGCCAAAATGCTCGCCGCCGAGGGCGTGGTGCGCGACGCCGACGGCCTGCGGCTGCTGGCCCGGCTCACGGACAAGGCCGGCAAGGTCAAGGCCGGCGAGTTCGAGGTCAGCACCGGCTGGACCCCGACCCAGCTCCTCGACTTCCTGACCACCTCCAAGGGCGTGCAGCACAAGCTCGCCGCGCCCGAGGGCCTGCCCATGCGGCAGATCGCCAGGCTCGCCGAGGAGGCCGGCCTGTGTTCGGCCGCCGCGTTTCTCAAAGCCGCCAGCGATCCCAAGCTGCTGGCCAAGTACGACATCCCGGCCGCCACCGCCGAGGGATTCCTGTTCCCCAACACCTACCTCTTCACCCGCAAGCGCGGCGACGACGGCACCTACGTCGTCGAGGCCATGCTCAAGGAATTCCGGCGTCAGGCCGAGGCCGTCTGGCCCGGAGACAAGCCGGCCGGCAAGAACCTGCTCGCCGCCGTGACCCTGGCTTCCATCGTGGAAAAGGAAACCGGCGTCGACGCCGAGCGGCCCAGGGTGGCCGGCGTGTTCGTCAACCGCCTGGCCAAGGGCATGCTCCTGCAGACCGACCCGACCATCATTTACGGCCTGGGCGAGAAATTCAACGGCAACCTGACCCGGGCCAACCTCGAGGACACGGCCAACCCGTACAACACCTACGTGCGGCCGGGCCTGCCGCCGGGGCCCATCTGCTCGCCGGGGCTCAAGTCCCTGCAGGCCGTGGCCGCGCCGGAAGCCCACGACCTCTATTATTTCGTGGCCACGGGCGAGGGCGAGCACAAGTTCAGCAAGACCCTCGACGAGCACGTCAACGCCGTCAACAAGTACCAGCGGGGGCGCGGCAAGAAATGACCCGGCCCGTCCCGCGCGCCGTCAGGCGGGAGGA
This region includes:
- a CDS encoding FAD-binding and (Fe-S)-binding domain-containing protein, translating into MSERTPHISLPLERLVPRILDIGAEELETWPEDAKNLAVAVAAELFLVRANPFIKADDVKASVEKRLAEANPKAWGDYPRTIRRAYKAFWDVYEADKRFRDNLVERLRQFLPAEDVVTAAHSLVECSTDATDLRMEIPLCMLLPESAEHIRQILRLANELEFAIIPRGGGSGLTGGAVPAHRRSVILSLSKFKQIIAIDTQALTLCAQTGVITQTAIKAAAAKGLLFTVDPASKAASSLGGNIAENAGGPFAFEYGTTLDNIISYKMVEATGEIIEVRRVDHPRHKIRPEETAVFEVVDGEGNVRDVVKLAGDEIRGKNLGKDVSNKFLGGLPGVQKEGVDGIITEACFALYPIPRYSRTLCLEFFGRSMKNAMCVIRDVVGLRNRIREEGDAVKISALEEFNSKYVRAINYAKKSTLYEGDPISVLLLQLDSDDEDALMRAAADIVDIVDPYDNVDVFEAKDAKTAELYWEDRHKLSAISRRTSGFKINEDVVIPLSVVPEFAEFLEDLNLHCIAHAYRTALQNASRLPGIPPSDEFIAMELEFCDRVLRGRITARDLSDSEVEVQTYYFFTDLASRYPRLKGRLDAIHADLTATRIEVASHMHAGDGNCHVNIPVNSNDPEMMRQAWEAAEKVFEKVTQLGGAVSGEHGIGITKIAFLEESKIEALTAYKKRVDPKGIINPGKLTTRALTVEPYTFSFNRLIRDIKKTALPDKDTLISILSGIQFCNRCGKCKQVCPMFAPQYGMLYHPRNKNIALGALIEAIYYSQITHGEPDPELLDKLRGIIDHCTACGKCTGVCSVKIQSGQVALGLRNFLDQQGCGGHPIKHKLLSYLAEDVANRAPKAAKLAAYGQQFHNKAMPLLPGFWRNRIENPGLRGPNPSLGLRNLSERLDLDKGSIFIPQEGREAPETVLYFPGCGASLFSSAIGMAAVHLLLRAEVAVLTPHRHLCCGYPLLAAGMGEAYQRNRERNRAALAALLDEAENLGLCPTHCLTSCGTCREALEEHELKTLRPGLAHMDVTQFLLGRLEFPPAEDTSPMLYHAACHSEWADVPKTKAADMYMAALAKVSGRPVNLSPDCCGESGMGAMTTPAIYNRLRERKRVTLAENLAEAAETMPILVGCPSCKMGISRILAEMRDKHTVLHTLEYLAEALDGPKWKKLLKKNVKDARVRG
- the ruvX gene encoding Holliday junction resolvase RuvX; amino-acid sequence: MPRLLAIDYGQARVGLAVTDPGGTVVFALRTITWETRDALFRELLGVMAQQAPARIVVGYPARAGGDEGLTGRQVRNFIARLRRRTDIPVVCADEAHSTEEAAERLRAAGLSGRELAARLDAEAAAVILARYLRGGELCCDPSSSASSSAASDWSASSATGPTNS
- the mltG gene encoding endolytic transglycosylase MltG — protein: MLRSILLGLVVCCLGLVGFVGYRAYEFLSLPPASPGETKTVLIEPGQSFEATAKMLAAEGVVRDADGLRLLARLTDKAGKVKAGEFEVSTGWTPTQLLDFLTTSKGVQHKLAAPEGLPMRQIARLAEEAGLCSAAAFLKAASDPKLLAKYDIPAATAEGFLFPNTYLFTRKRGDDGTYVVEAMLKEFRRQAEAVWPGDKPAGKNLLAAVTLASIVEKETGVDAERPRVAGVFVNRLAKGMLLQTDPTIIYGLGEKFNGNLTRANLEDTANPYNTYVRPGLPPGPICSPGLKSLQAVAAPEAHDLYYFVATGEGEHKFSKTLDEHVNAVNKYQRGRGKK